A window from Erythrobacter sp. YJ-T3-07 encodes these proteins:
- a CDS encoding class I SAM-dependent methyltransferase — MSDTVSFGYEDVSPDEKTARVGGVFSSVAAKYDVMNDAMSGGMHRLWKDRFVRRVKPKPGEAILDMAGGTGDIAFRMADCGADVIVSDINQDMLDVGVERAMERGIDGLVWSCQNAEELTFSDRQFDAYTIVFGIRNVTHIDKALAEAHRVLKHGGRFYCMEFSSTDWPGFKEVYDLYSHRLMPLMGKLIANDEESYRYLAESIRRFPRPPEFEAMIKAAGFTQTRVETILGGAVNIHSGWKI, encoded by the coding sequence ATGAGCGATACCGTTTCCTTCGGCTACGAAGATGTCAGCCCCGATGAGAAGACCGCGCGCGTTGGCGGCGTCTTTTCCAGCGTCGCCGCCAAGTACGACGTGATGAACGATGCGATGTCGGGCGGGATGCACCGATTGTGGAAGGACCGCTTCGTGCGCCGGGTGAAGCCGAAGCCGGGAGAGGCGATTCTCGACATGGCGGGCGGCACCGGCGACATCGCCTTCCGCATGGCCGATTGCGGCGCGGACGTGATCGTGTCGGACATCAACCAGGACATGCTCGACGTGGGCGTGGAACGGGCGATGGAACGCGGGATCGATGGCCTCGTCTGGTCGTGCCAGAACGCCGAGGAACTGACCTTCTCCGACCGCCAGTTCGACGCCTACACGATCGTGTTCGGCATTCGTAACGTGACCCACATCGACAAGGCGCTGGCCGAGGCGCATCGGGTGCTCAAGCATGGCGGGCGGTTCTATTGCATGGAGTTCTCCAGCACCGACTGGCCCGGCTTCAAGGAGGTTTACGACCTCTACTCGCACCGGCTGATGCCGCTGATGGGCAAGCTGATCGCCAATGACGAGGAAAGCTATCGCTACCTCGCCGAATCGATCCGCCGCTTCCCGCGCCCGCCCGAGTTCGAGGCGATGATCAAGGCGGCGGGCTTTACGCAGACTCGCGTCGAGACGATCCTCGGCGGGGCCGTGAACATTCATTCCGGCTGGAAAATCTGA
- the mutM gene encoding bifunctional DNA-formamidopyrimidine glycosylase/DNA-(apurinic or apyrimidinic site) lyase, with product MPELPEVETTVRGLALHLENRTIIAARTARPDMRRPFPDGLGQALVGARVTSLGRRAKFGLIHTDRDQTLIFHLGMSGRWRIDPDQPDRHDHLLIETESNRFALNDPRRFGWVDLVDTAALDAWPSFVTMGPEPLGPDLTAAHLRAALAGRRQAIKLLLLDQRIVAGLGNIYVCEALWRARISPKRAGGRVSLAALERLVTAIREVLEQSIRDGGSTLRDYARPDGELGYFSTRFDVYGRTSESCRREDGGHIARIEQGGRSTWYCPVCQR from the coding sequence ATGCCCGAACTTCCCGAGGTCGAGACCACCGTGCGCGGGCTCGCCCTTCATCTGGAAAACCGCACCATCATCGCCGCGCGCACCGCGCGGCCCGACATGCGCAGGCCCTTTCCCGACGGGCTGGGACAGGCGCTGGTCGGCGCGCGAGTCACCTCACTGGGGCGGCGCGCCAAGTTCGGCCTGATCCATACCGACCGGGACCAGACGCTGATCTTCCATCTGGGGATGAGCGGGCGCTGGCGGATCGATCCCGACCAGCCAGACCGGCACGATCACCTGCTGATCGAAACCGAATCGAATCGATTCGCGCTCAACGATCCACGGCGATTCGGCTGGGTCGATCTGGTCGACACTGCTGCGCTCGACGCGTGGCCCAGCTTCGTCACCATGGGGCCCGAACCGCTCGGCCCAGACCTTACCGCCGCCCATCTGCGCGCCGCACTGGCCGGGCGCAGGCAGGCGATCAAGCTGCTGCTGCTCGACCAGCGAATCGTCGCCGGCCTCGGCAATATCTACGTGTGCGAGGCGCTGTGGCGCGCGCGGATCAGCCCGAAGCGGGCAGGCGGCCGCGTCTCGCTGGCGGCGCTGGAACGGCTGGTTACGGCGATTCGCGAGGTGCTGGAGCAATCGATTCGCGACGGCGGATCGACCTTGCGCGATTATGCCCGGCCCGATGGCGAACTGGGCTATTTCTCCACCCGGTTCGACGTCTATGGACGCACCAGCGAATCGTGCCGACGCGAGGACGGCGGCCATATCGCCCGGATCGAACAGGGCGGTCGCAGCACCTGGTATTGCCCGGTCTGCCAGAGGTAG
- the rpsT gene encoding 30S ribosomal protein S20 produces MANTPQARKRIRRNERRAEINGARMSRIRTFLKKVESAIEGGDKETAQTALRAAQPELARGVARGVLHKNTASRKMSRLSKRVAAL; encoded by the coding sequence ATGGCCAATACGCCGCAAGCCCGCAAACGCATCCGTCGCAACGAGCGTCGCGCCGAAATCAACGGTGCGCGTATGAGCCGCATCCGCACCTTCCTGAAGAAGGTGGAGAGCGCGATCGAAGGCGGCGACAAGGAAACCGCACAGACCGCCCTTCGCGCTGCTCAGCCCGAGCTGGCGCGCGGCGTTGCCCGCGGCGTTCTCCACAAGAACACCGCTTCGCGCAAGATGAGCCGGCTTTCCAAGCGGGTTGCCGCTCTCTAA
- the dnaA gene encoding chromosomal replication initiator protein DnaA, translated as MARIPDTNGAARKRAKGEGEDMERVALAADWDDISTGLRKDLGHQLHSQWIKPIQLGEFDSETGTLALYLPSEFAAEWVRKHFADRLSLAWKIMRSEIKTVAIEVHPSRKRMADISLGDSRRPANDGPELRVVSDGGFGDPGFSSVGLDASLTFAAFVTGDANVLARNAAQRMAANEKPQFSPLYIKAATGQGKTHLLHAIGHQFLSQHPRARIFYCSAERFMVEFVQALKQNRMIEFKTRLRGFDLLLVDDLQFIIGKASAQEELLYTIDHLLSEGKRLVFAADRAPQALDSVEPRLLSRLSMGLVADIQPADLELRRSILESKLTRFAPLSVPDDVVDFLARTITRNVRELVGGLNKLIAYAQLTGQPVSLQLAEEQLTDILSANRRRITIDEIQRTVCQFYRIDRSEMSSKRRTRAVVRPRQVAMYLSKVLTPRSYPEIGRKFGGRDHSTVIHAVKLIEDLRTRDADMDGDVRSLLRQLES; from the coding sequence ATGGCACGTATTCCCGATACGAACGGTGCCGCGCGCAAGCGGGCCAAAGGCGAAGGCGAAGACATGGAGCGCGTGGCGCTGGCCGCGGACTGGGACGATATCAGCACCGGCCTGCGCAAGGATCTTGGCCATCAGCTGCACAGCCAGTGGATTAAGCCGATCCAGCTGGGCGAGTTCGACTCCGAAACCGGCACGCTGGCACTGTACCTGCCGTCGGAATTCGCCGCCGAGTGGGTCCGCAAGCATTTCGCCGACCGTCTCTCGCTCGCGTGGAAGATCATGCGCTCCGAGATCAAGACCGTCGCGATCGAGGTGCACCCCAGCCGTAAGCGGATGGCCGACATCTCGCTGGGCGATTCGCGTCGCCCGGCCAATGACGGGCCCGAACTGCGCGTGGTCTCCGATGGCGGCTTCGGCGATCCGGGCTTCAGCAGCGTCGGCCTCGACGCTTCGCTGACCTTCGCCGCCTTCGTCACCGGCGATGCCAACGTGCTCGCCCGCAACGCCGCGCAGCGGATGGCCGCCAACGAAAAGCCGCAGTTCTCGCCGCTCTACATCAAGGCGGCGACCGGACAGGGCAAGACGCACCTGCTGCACGCGATCGGCCACCAGTTTCTCAGCCAGCACCCGCGTGCCCGGATCTTCTACTGTTCGGCAGAGCGCTTCATGGTCGAGTTCGTCCAGGCGCTGAAGCAGAACCGGATGATCGAATTCAAGACGCGCCTGCGCGGGTTCGACCTGCTGCTGGTCGACGATCTGCAGTTCATCATCGGCAAGGCCAGCGCTCAGGAAGAGCTGCTCTACACGATCGATCACCTGCTGTCGGAGGGCAAGCGACTGGTCTTCGCCGCCGACCGCGCACCGCAGGCGCTCGATTCGGTCGAGCCGCGCCTGCTCAGCCGCCTGTCGATGGGTCTGGTCGCGGACATCCAGCCCGCGGATCTGGAACTGCGCCGCTCGATCCTCGAATCGAAGCTGACCCGGTTTGCGCCGCTGAGCGTGCCCGACGATGTGGTCGACTTCCTCGCCCGCACGATCACCCGCAATGTGCGCGAGCTGGTCGGCGGCCTCAACAAGCTGATCGCCTACGCCCAGCTGACCGGTCAGCCGGTCTCGCTGCAGCTCGCCGAAGAACAGCTGACCGATATCCTGTCGGCCAACCGCCGCCGGATCACGATCGACGAGATCCAGCGCACCGTGTGCCAGTTCTACCGGATCGACCGCAGCGAGATGAGCAGCAAGCGCCGCACCCGCGCGGTGGTCCGTCCGCGGCAGGTGGCGATGTACCTCTCCAAGGTGCTGACCCCGCGCAGCTATCCCGAAATCGGGCGCAAGTTCGGTGGGCGCGACCACTCGACGGTGATCCACGCGGTCAAGCTGATCGAGGACCTGCGCACCCGCGACGCCGATATGGACGGTGACGTGCGCAGCCTGCTGCGCCAGCTCGAAAGCTGA
- a CDS encoding DUF983 domain-containing protein: MADPQPCPQRVDLPATLGAALLRGLRSTCPRCGEGRLFRKWIKPVDACPHCAQDWSVQQADDFPAYIGIFVVGHLLAPVVIAMIGTYDMSPILTLAIILPVAVAMLLAMLQPVKGSVIAFLWRFGIGSFVQERRDEDSDKP, translated from the coding sequence ATGGCCGATCCCCAGCCTTGCCCACAGCGAGTCGACTTGCCCGCGACGCTCGGCGCCGCGCTGCTGCGGGGCTTGCGCAGCACCTGCCCGCGCTGCGGCGAGGGGCGGCTGTTTCGCAAGTGGATCAAGCCGGTCGATGCCTGCCCGCATTGCGCGCAGGACTGGTCGGTCCAGCAGGCGGACGACTTCCCTGCCTATATCGGCATCTTCGTGGTCGGGCATCTGCTCGCGCCGGTCGTGATCGCGATGATCGGGACCTACGACATGTCGCCGATCCTGACGCTGGCGATCATCCTGCCGGTCGCGGTGGCGATGCTGCTGGCGATGCTCCAGCCGGTAAAGGGCAGCGTGATCGCCTTCCTGTGGCGGTTCGGCATCGGCAGCTTCGTGCAGGAGCGGCGCGACGAGGATTCCGACAAACCGTGA
- a CDS encoding ThiF family adenylyltransferase, with the protein MTIAPERLERFARHIVLPEVGGAGQAALADMHVALIGLGGIGSPALQYLAGAGVGRFTLVDSGDVELSNLQRQTIYTTRDIGHAKAVAARRWLANFDNGLTADVRDDRIDSANAAALIEDADLVLDGTDNFATRLAVSDACVAARVPLLSAAVGRFQGQVGAFAGHLPEHACYRCFVGDAFDAEDCDTCAEDGVLGAMVGWVGSFAAMQAIRVLLCGVSALGDPQWGTLHLMEGLSPAMRSFQIAKDPACKGCGSAA; encoded by the coding sequence GTGACCATCGCACCCGAACGGCTTGAGCGTTTCGCGCGTCACATCGTGCTGCCCGAAGTGGGCGGCGCGGGGCAGGCCGCGCTGGCGGACATGCATGTCGCGCTGATCGGCCTCGGCGGAATCGGCAGCCCGGCGCTGCAATATCTCGCGGGCGCAGGCGTCGGACGCTTCACGCTGGTCGATTCGGGCGATGTCGAGCTGTCCAACCTCCAGCGCCAGACGATCTACACGACTCGCGACATCGGCCATGCCAAGGCGGTCGCCGCGCGCCGCTGGCTCGCCAATTTCGACAATGGCCTGACCGCCGACGTACGCGACGACCGGATCGATTCGGCCAATGCCGCCGCGTTGATCGAGGATGCGGATCTGGTGCTCGACGGGACGGACAATTTCGCCACCCGCCTCGCCGTGTCGGACGCCTGCGTTGCGGCGCGCGTGCCGCTGCTCTCCGCCGCGGTGGGCCGCTTCCAGGGCCAGGTCGGCGCCTTCGCGGGCCACCTGCCCGAACACGCCTGCTACCGCTGCTTCGTCGGCGATGCCTTCGATGCCGAGGATTGCGACACCTGCGCCGAAGACGGCGTGCTGGGCGCGATGGTCGGCTGGGTCGGCAGCTTCGCCGCAATGCAGGCGATCCGCGTGCTGCTGTGCGGGGTGAGCGCGCTGGGCGATCCGCAATGGGGCACGCTGCACCTGATGGAGGGGCTCAGCCCCGCGATGCGAAGCTTCCAGATTGCAAAAGATCCGGCGTGCAAGGGATGCGGCTCAGCCGCCTAG
- a CDS encoding NAD-dependent deacylase, translating to MADIRNIVILTGAGISAESGIDTFRDAGGLWERHRIEDVATPEAFARNPALVQGFYDARRATLDTVEPNAAHRALARLESEWPRDESRSLLIVTQNVDDLHERAGAKSVLHMHGRLRSALCTACRARMEWHGPLGDAPACEACGAPALRPDIVWFGEMPYEMERIYAALAGADLFVSIGTSGAVYPAAGFVQEAAAYGARTLELNLERSEGSHWFDESHQGRAGELVPAWVDELLGG from the coding sequence ATGGCAGACATTCGCAACATCGTCATCCTGACCGGCGCAGGAATTTCCGCAGAAAGCGGGATCGATACGTTTCGCGACGCGGGCGGGCTGTGGGAACGGCACCGGATAGAAGATGTCGCAACGCCAGAGGCTTTCGCGCGCAATCCGGCGCTGGTGCAGGGCTTCTACGATGCACGCCGGGCGACGCTCGACACGGTGGAGCCCAATGCGGCGCACCGCGCGCTCGCCCGGCTCGAGTCCGAATGGCCGCGTGACGAATCGCGCAGCCTGCTGATCGTCACCCAGAACGTCGACGACCTGCACGAGCGTGCGGGGGCGAAGAGCGTGCTCCACATGCACGGTCGGCTGCGCAGCGCGCTGTGCACGGCGTGCCGTGCGCGTATGGAGTGGCACGGTCCGCTCGGCGATGCGCCGGCGTGCGAGGCGTGCGGCGCGCCCGCGCTGCGGCCCGACATCGTGTGGTTCGGCGAGATGCCCTACGAGATGGAGCGGATATATGCTGCGCTGGCCGGTGCGGACCTGTTCGTCTCGATCGGGACCAGCGGCGCGGTCTATCCCGCGGCAGGTTTCGTGCAAGAAGCTGCGGCCTACGGCGCGCGCACGCTGGAGCTCAATCTCGAACGCAGCGAAGGCTCGCACTGGTTCGACGAATCGCACCAGGGCAGGGCGGGGGAACTGGTGCCTGCGTGGGTGGACGAGCTGCTAGGCGGCTGA
- the dapB gene encoding 4-hydroxy-tetrahydrodipicolinate reductase yields the protein MAAIGIIGRDGRMGQAIAAAIESGEHTLAGAVDKGEDVAGLADRSEVLIDFSAPQALESNLHAAVGAGVPLLIGTTGLEEAHHTAIDNAARAVAVLQTGNTSLGVTMLARLVREAAGALAQGWDIEIVEMHHRAKVDAPSGTALLLGEAAASGRGIDLAQNSERGRDGHTGARGDVAIGFASLRGGTVAGEHSVILAGENERIVLSHVAEDRTLFARGALTGAAWLIGKQPGRYSMEDVLGL from the coding sequence ATGGCAGCAATTGGAATCATCGGGCGCGACGGGCGCATGGGGCAGGCAATCGCTGCGGCTATCGAGAGCGGCGAGCACACGCTGGCAGGCGCGGTCGACAAGGGCGAGGATGTCGCCGGCCTCGCCGATCGTAGCGAGGTGCTGATCGACTTCTCCGCTCCGCAGGCGCTCGAAAGCAATCTGCACGCCGCCGTCGGCGCGGGGGTTCCGCTGCTGATCGGCACCACCGGGCTGGAGGAAGCGCACCACACCGCGATCGACAATGCCGCGCGCGCAGTCGCGGTGCTGCAGACGGGCAATACCTCGCTCGGGGTGACCATGCTCGCGCGGCTGGTGCGCGAGGCGGCAGGGGCGCTGGCGCAGGGCTGGGATATCGAGATCGTCGAGATGCACCACCGCGCGAAGGTCGACGCGCCATCTGGCACCGCACTGCTGCTGGGCGAAGCCGCGGCAAGCGGGCGCGGGATCGACCTCGCGCAGAATTCCGAACGCGGCCGCGACGGGCACACCGGCGCACGGGGCGATGTTGCGATCGGCTTCGCAAGCCTGCGCGGCGGCACGGTCGCGGGCGAGCACTCGGTCATCCTGGCAGGCGAGAACGAGCGAATCGTGCTCAGCCACGTGGCCGAGGATCGCACGCTGTTCGCCCGCGGCGCGCTGACCGGCGCGGCGTGGCTGATCGGCAAGCAGCCGGGGCGCTATTCGATGGAAGACGTGCTCGGGCTCTAG
- the nth gene encoding endonuclease III produces the protein MTKDQIFEFFRRLAEGNPAPETELEYGNAYQLLVAVTLSAQATDVGVNKATRALFAQVETPQQMLDLGEDGLKEHIKTIGLFNSKAKNVIAMARLLVDEHGGEVPQTRDELVTLPGVGRKTANVVLNCAFGQETFAVDTHIFRVGNRTGLAKGKTPEAVEAKLEKRVPGPFRLHAHHWLILHGRYVCKARTPECWHCELVDLCSFRKKVLEKPKGR, from the coding sequence ATGACCAAGGACCAGATCTTCGAATTCTTCCGCCGCCTGGCCGAAGGCAATCCCGCGCCCGAGACCGAGCTGGAATACGGCAATGCCTACCAGTTGCTGGTGGCGGTGACGCTGAGTGCGCAGGCGACCGACGTCGGCGTCAACAAGGCGACCCGCGCGCTGTTCGCGCAGGTGGAGACCCCGCAGCAGATGCTCGATCTGGGCGAGGATGGGCTGAAGGAACACATCAAGACGATCGGCCTGTTCAACTCCAAGGCGAAGAACGTGATCGCGATGGCCCGCCTGCTGGTCGACGAGCATGGCGGCGAGGTGCCGCAGACGCGTGATGAGCTGGTCACCCTCCCCGGCGTCGGCCGCAAGACCGCCAATGTCGTGCTCAATTGCGCCTTCGGGCAGGAGACCTTCGCGGTCGACACGCATATCTTCCGCGTCGGCAACCGCACCGGCCTCGCCAAGGGCAAGACGCCCGAGGCGGTCGAGGCCAAGCTGGAAAAGCGCGTCCCCGGCCCCTTCCGCCTCCATGCGCACCACTGGCTGATCCTGCACGGTCGCTACGTGTGCAAGGCGCGAACGCCCGAATGCTGGCACTGCGAGCTCGTCGACCTGTGCAGCTTCCGCAAGAAGGTGCTTGAGAAGCCGAAAGGCCGCTAG
- a CDS encoding dicarboxylate/amino acid:cation symporter, producing the protein MFKAWFAIPLWQRVIAALVLGIATGLLWGPEAESIKIIGDVFIAFIKMLVVPLIFFSLVSGVAAIGDLRKLGAVGGRALLLFVVTGQIAVWLGLFLGTVIQPGVGVDTSGLDLGPTPPPNETTWREMVLSIVPQSPVEVMADVNVLPLIVFSLLIGVGILMAKEEGGPVQKIFDSGAVVMQNVTMVVMELTPFGVFALMAWVAGTLGFDALVALGKLVGLNYFGCLLIILVMYSAMIKFIARLPVIGFFRGIVDAMAVSYSTASSNATLPVTLRCAERNLGVSNSVASFVIALGATINMNGTAMYLGLATLFGAQVFGVDLSWGQYFLISILATLGAVGAAGIPGAGLIMMALVFGAVGVPLETIAFVAGVDRIMDMMRTTTNVSGDAAVAVTVANMTGELDREELISADDV; encoded by the coding sequence ATGTTCAAGGCATGGTTCGCCATTCCGCTGTGGCAGCGGGTGATCGCCGCACTCGTGCTGGGCATCGCCACCGGCCTGCTGTGGGGGCCTGAGGCGGAGAGCATCAAGATCATCGGCGACGTCTTCATCGCCTTCATCAAGATGCTGGTCGTCCCGCTGATCTTCTTCAGCCTCGTCTCGGGCGTCGCGGCGATCGGCGATCTGCGCAAGCTCGGTGCCGTGGGCGGCCGTGCGCTGCTGCTGTTCGTGGTCACCGGACAGATCGCGGTGTGGCTGGGGCTGTTCCTCGGCACGGTCATCCAGCCGGGCGTGGGCGTCGACACCAGCGGCCTCGACCTCGGGCCGACCCCGCCACCCAACGAGACGACTTGGCGCGAAATGGTCCTGAGCATCGTGCCGCAAAGCCCGGTCGAGGTGATGGCGGACGTCAACGTGCTTCCGCTGATTGTATTCAGCCTGCTGATCGGCGTCGGCATTCTGATGGCGAAGGAAGAGGGCGGCCCGGTCCAGAAGATCTTCGATTCGGGCGCGGTGGTGATGCAGAACGTCACCATGGTCGTGATGGAGCTGACCCCCTTCGGCGTCTTCGCGCTGATGGCGTGGGTCGCGGGGACGCTGGGCTTCGATGCGCTGGTCGCGCTCGGCAAGCTTGTCGGCCTCAACTATTTCGGCTGCCTGCTGATCATCCTCGTCATGTATTCGGCAATGATAAAGTTCATCGCCCGGCTGCCGGTGATCGGCTTCTTCCGCGGGATCGTGGACGCGATGGCGGTCAGCTATTCGACCGCCAGCTCCAACGCGACGCTGCCGGTGACGCTGCGCTGTGCGGAGCGGAACCTGGGCGTCTCCAACTCGGTCGCCAGCTTCGTGATCGCGCTAGGTGCGACGATCAACATGAACGGTACCGCGATGTATCTCGGCCTTGCGACGCTGTTCGGTGCGCAGGTGTTCGGCGTGGATCTGAGCTGGGGCCAGTATTTCCTGATCTCGATCCTCGCGACTCTGGGCGCGGTCGGCGCGGCGGGCATTCCCGGCGCGGGGCTGATCATGATGGCGCTGGTGTTCGGCGCGGTCGGCGTGCCGCTGGAAACGATCGCCTTCGTCGCCGGGGTCGACCGGATCATGGACATGATGCGCACTACCACCAATGTCAGCGGCGACGCGGCGGTGGCGGTGACGGTCGCCAACATGACCGGCGAGCTGGATCGCGAGGAACTGATCAGCGCGGACGATGTCTAG
- the dapE gene encoding succinyl-diaminopimelate desuccinylase: MTDVLDLAKRLIAAPSVTPATGAVFDEMQAMLEPLGFTVHRFTRGSGPAGSDEAPVENLFAIRTGAGPKHFAFAGHLDVVPPGEGWESGAFAPEQRGGLLYGRGAVDMKGAIACMVAAVAEVPADAGTISFIITGDEEGPALHGTRALIDFMHANDHTPDLCLVGEPTSVNRLGDMMKIGRRGSVNMWLSAKGTQGHVAYPHLADNPIPRLVAAMAELEALELDEGTDWFQPSNLEITDIEVGNPAHNVIPGEARARLSIRFNDLHSGASLSEKVTAICARHQVDVRPVISGEPFLTPPGEFSQLIAAAVEGETGVVPEASTSGGTSDARFLRSVCPVIEFGLVNATMHKTDEAVAVADLGVLARIYARVARAALES; this comes from the coding sequence ATGACTGATGTTCTCGACCTCGCCAAGCGGCTGATCGCCGCGCCCAGCGTCACCCCCGCAACCGGCGCGGTGTTCGATGAGATGCAGGCGATGCTGGAGCCGCTCGGCTTCACCGTCCATCGCTTCACGCGCGGTAGCGGACCCGCCGGGTCGGACGAGGCCCCGGTCGAGAATCTCTTCGCGATCCGCACCGGCGCTGGCCCGAAGCACTTCGCCTTTGCCGGGCACCTCGACGTGGTTCCCCCGGGGGAGGGCTGGGAAAGCGGTGCATTTGCGCCCGAACAGCGCGGCGGCCTGCTCTACGGGCGCGGTGCGGTCGACATGAAGGGCGCGATCGCCTGCATGGTCGCCGCCGTTGCCGAAGTGCCTGCCGATGCCGGAACGATCAGCTTCATCATCACCGGGGATGAGGAAGGCCCTGCGCTGCACGGCACGCGCGCGCTGATCGACTTCATGCACGCCAACGACCACACGCCCGACCTGTGCCTCGTCGGCGAACCCACCAGCGTGAACCGGCTGGGCGACATGATGAAGATCGGGCGGCGCGGCTCGGTCAACATGTGGCTCAGCGCCAAGGGCACGCAGGGCCACGTTGCCTATCCGCACCTCGCCGACAACCCGATCCCGCGCCTTGTTGCGGCAATGGCCGAGCTGGAGGCCCTGGAACTGGACGAGGGCACCGACTGGTTCCAACCGAGCAACCTGGAGATCACCGATATCGAGGTCGGCAATCCGGCGCATAACGTGATCCCGGGCGAGGCGCGTGCGCGCCTCTCGATCCGCTTCAACGATCTGCACTCGGGCGCCTCGCTGAGCGAGAAGGTCACCGCGATCTGCGCGCGGCATCAGGTCGATGTGCGGCCCGTGATCTCGGGCGAGCCGTTCCTGACCCCCCCGGGCGAATTCTCGCAGCTGATCGCTGCTGCGGTGGAGGGGGAGACTGGCGTGGTGCCCGAAGCCTCCACCAGCGGGGGGACGTCGGACGCCCGGTTCCTGCGCAGCGTCTGCCCGGTGATCGAGTTCGGGCTGGTCAACGCGACCATGCACAAGACGGACGAAGCGGTCGCCGTCGCGGACCTCGGCGTTCTTGCCCGGATTTATGCGCGGGTTGCACGCGCCGCACTGGAGAGCTGA
- a CDS encoding cupin domain-containing protein: MPKLDLDAIPETNATGYPAPYSEVVKGRWYRRIATAVGLEDFGVSHVVLEPGAWSSQRHWHEGEDEIVIMLSGEAVLVDDTGETPMRAGDIAAFPKNDGNGHVLQNRAEEPCCFVAVGRPAATDCHYPDIDMHLFAGAGQQRRKDGSRFE, from the coding sequence ATGCCCAAGCTCGATCTCGACGCGATCCCTGAGACCAACGCGACCGGATACCCCGCGCCCTATAGCGAGGTCGTGAAGGGGCGCTGGTATCGCCGGATCGCCACGGCCGTCGGGCTGGAGGATTTCGGTGTCAGCCATGTCGTGCTGGAACCCGGCGCGTGGTCGTCGCAACGGCACTGGCACGAGGGCGAGGACGAGATCGTCATTATGCTTTCGGGCGAGGCAGTGCTGGTCGACGATACGGGCGAGACACCGATGCGCGCCGGCGACATCGCAGCCTTTCCGAAGAACGATGGCAACGGCCATGTTTTGCAGAATCGTGCGGAGGAGCCGTGCTGTTTCGTGGCAGTGGGCAGGCCCGCTGCCACCGATTGTCATTATCCCGATATCGACATGCACCTGTTCGCCGGTGCGGGGCAGCAACGGCGCAAGGACGGATCGCGCTTCGAATGA
- a CDS encoding S1/P1 nuclease produces MRIGAALAGIALLLPSAGHAWGYYAHGITGEIAQANIRPETRAKLDRLFAAEPLIGTPDCPLGNLVEAATWPDCIRREGWRWGYTSAWHYQTEPVTEDYDVRKNCLGGNCVSAQIERNFRILADESLPANVRLQALAFVVHFTGDIHMPLHSGDLDDRGGNDREAAYGIAPGLNLHWIWDGPLAERAITSARPSLVRRYTAAERAELAGGTPADWGRESWETARDFVYPNAFGRSPLDGPLPDETVLTQQAIEAAVPVSQRRVTQAGLRIADLLDRAMEPGPLPEPARD; encoded by the coding sequence ATGCGCATCGGCGCTGCGCTGGCGGGCATCGCCTTGCTGCTGCCGAGCGCGGGCCATGCCTGGGGCTATTACGCGCACGGCATCACCGGAGAGATCGCGCAGGCCAATATCCGGCCTGAGACGCGCGCAAAGCTGGATCGCCTGTTCGCCGCCGAGCCCCTGATCGGCACGCCCGACTGCCCGCTCGGCAATCTGGTCGAGGCGGCGACCTGGCCCGATTGCATCCGGCGCGAAGGCTGGCGCTGGGGCTATACTTCGGCCTGGCATTACCAGACCGAGCCGGTGACCGAAGACTACGACGTGCGCAAGAACTGCTTGGGCGGCAATTGCGTCAGCGCGCAGATCGAGCGCAATTTCCGCATTCTCGCTGACGAGAGCCTGCCCGCCAATGTGCGCCTGCAGGCGCTCGCCTTCGTGGTCCACTTCACCGGCGACATCCACATGCCGCTGCATTCGGGCGATCTGGACGACCGGGGCGGCAACGATCGGGAAGCGGCCTATGGCATCGCGCCGGGCCTCAACCTCCACTGGATCTGGGACGGCCCGCTGGCCGAACGCGCGATCACCAGCGCGCGGCCCTCTCTGGTGCGCCGCTACACCGCCGCCGAACGCGCCGAACTCGCGGGTGGCACGCCCGCCGACTGGGGCCGCGAGAGCTGGGAGACCGCGCGCGACTTCGTCTACCCCAATGCCTTCGGCCGCAGTCCGCTCGACGGCCCGCTGCCGGATGAGACCGTGCTGACGCAGCAGGCTATCGAAGCAGCGGTTCCGGTGTCGCAGCGCCGCGTGACCCAGGCGGGGCTGCGGATCGCCGACCTGCTCGACCGTGCGATGGAGCCAGGGCCGCTGCCCGAGCCCGCGCGGGACTAG